The following are encoded together in the Sphingomicrobium clamense genome:
- a CDS encoding [protein-PII] uridylyltransferase gives MKPLRLPLVDDRRDIIDRRAISDRIKALADEQLRDKAVAILADALDHGRDEIAKRLTDEPGRGRVHAASYAFLADQLVRLAWDIAARRLVDGRAEGDRVAIAGVGGTGRGEMAPYSDLDLLLLVPDHRSPWVDRAIEAFLYILWDLQLKVGHAVRTPSELVTLSRDDMAIRTATLESRYLWGDEALFDSTRARFQAEVVEGSAADFVTAKMKERDERHERMGDSRYLVEPNVKDGKGGLRDLHTLYWIGKYLFGVDHPSDLVEKGLFDAREFRRFERAERFLWSVRCHLHLAAGRAEERLGFDHQKTIAEAMNYSDRPGKSAVERFMQFYFLNAKAVGDLTGVFLAQLDEQLGKRGRRFAFPTLKRRRSHLDGFALDRGRLTVPRDNWFRKDPVRLIEMFRVAQREGLEIHPDAMRAAAREARLVDDVRDDPRANALFLDILTGKDSTDTVLRWMNEAGVFGRFVPDFGRVVAQMQFDMYHHYTVDEHTIRAIGLTAAIDRGELVEDHPLASALIKQIANPRTLYVAVLLHDIAKGRGGDHSELGAEIARELGPRFGLEPHETETVAWLVLNHLLMSFTAQKRDIADPTTIEDFVTRVQSAERLRLLLILTVVDIRAVGPGTWTDWKRRLLRTLYEAAEERLRLGHKQHGRSELVSARKDRLAGVLGWPAKTIAAHGRRLPDSYWLAEPLDWQQANALQVAQAEAKIGDGGPDIVIAPDADSGASRVTVFADDRPGLFYRICAGLSEAGANIIDARIHTTRDGKALDNLLITDAQGRAYGDARRRKRLEKAIVEALHSEAPAPPSYDPLSARAEAFDVAPSVLVSQTASSRMTVVEVNARDRAGLLARLSHAIFASEAVVHSAHVATWGERAVDTFYLTDDHGRKLSAERVETLKAALEAAISA, from the coding sequence ATGAAGCCGCTACGGCTCCCCTTGGTCGACGATCGCCGCGACATCATCGATCGGCGCGCGATCAGCGACCGGATCAAGGCGCTGGCAGACGAGCAGCTCCGCGACAAGGCGGTCGCGATCCTGGCCGACGCGCTCGACCATGGTCGGGACGAGATTGCGAAACGCCTGACCGATGAACCGGGGCGCGGACGCGTGCACGCCGCCTCCTATGCTTTTCTCGCGGACCAGCTGGTGCGGCTCGCGTGGGATATTGCAGCGCGCCGACTGGTCGACGGACGCGCCGAAGGCGATCGCGTCGCCATTGCCGGCGTCGGCGGCACGGGACGCGGAGAGATGGCGCCTTATAGCGACCTCGACCTGTTGCTGCTGGTCCCCGACCATCGGTCGCCCTGGGTCGACCGCGCGATCGAGGCGTTCCTGTACATCCTCTGGGACCTGCAGCTGAAGGTCGGCCATGCCGTGCGCACGCCATCCGAGCTGGTCACGCTTTCGCGCGACGACATGGCGATCCGCACTGCCACGCTCGAATCACGATACCTCTGGGGCGACGAGGCGCTGTTCGACAGCACCCGCGCACGCTTCCAGGCCGAGGTGGTCGAGGGCAGCGCGGCAGACTTCGTGACCGCCAAGATGAAGGAACGCGACGAACGACACGAGCGAATGGGCGACAGCCGCTATCTCGTCGAACCCAACGTCAAGGACGGGAAGGGGGGCCTGCGCGACCTCCACACGCTCTACTGGATCGGCAAATATCTGTTCGGCGTCGACCACCCTTCGGACCTGGTCGAGAAAGGCCTGTTCGACGCGCGAGAATTTCGCCGCTTCGAGCGTGCCGAGCGCTTTCTATGGTCGGTGCGCTGCCACCTCCACCTCGCTGCGGGGCGCGCCGAAGAGCGGCTGGGCTTCGACCATCAGAAGACCATCGCCGAAGCCATGAATTACTCCGACCGCCCCGGAAAATCGGCGGTCGAGCGGTTCATGCAATTTTACTTCCTCAACGCCAAGGCGGTCGGCGACCTGACCGGCGTCTTTCTTGCCCAGCTCGACGAGCAGTTGGGCAAGCGCGGACGCCGCTTCGCCTTCCCTACCCTCAAACGTCGCCGCAGCCATCTCGACGGTTTCGCGCTCGATCGGGGCCGCCTCACCGTCCCACGCGACAATTGGTTCCGCAAAGACCCGGTGCGCCTGATAGAGATGTTCCGGGTCGCTCAGCGCGAGGGGCTCGAAATCCATCCGGACGCAATGCGCGCCGCTGCGCGCGAGGCGAGGCTGGTGGACGATGTCCGCGACGATCCGCGCGCCAATGCGCTATTCCTCGATATCCTGACCGGTAAGGACAGCACCGATACCGTCCTGCGCTGGATGAACGAAGCGGGCGTGTTCGGGCGCTTCGTCCCCGACTTCGGACGCGTTGTCGCGCAGATGCAATTCGACATGTACCACCACTATACGGTCGACGAGCATACCATCCGGGCCATCGGCCTGACCGCTGCGATCGACCGTGGCGAGCTGGTCGAGGACCATCCGTTGGCCAGCGCGCTAATCAAACAGATCGCCAACCCGCGCACGCTCTACGTTGCGGTCCTGCTCCACGACATCGCCAAGGGTCGCGGCGGCGATCATAGCGAGCTGGGCGCCGAGATCGCACGCGAACTGGGCCCGCGCTTCGGGCTGGAACCGCACGAGACCGAGACGGTCGCCTGGCTGGTCCTCAACCACCTCCTGATGAGCTTCACCGCGCAGAAGCGCGACATCGCCGACCCGACCACAATCGAGGATTTCGTCACTAGGGTGCAGAGCGCGGAGCGCCTGCGCCTGCTGCTGATTCTCACTGTCGTCGACATTCGCGCGGTCGGGCCGGGCACGTGGACCGACTGGAAGCGCCGCTTGCTGCGCACGCTCTACGAGGCGGCCGAGGAACGGTTACGGCTCGGACACAAGCAGCATGGCCGATCCGAGTTGGTATCGGCGCGCAAAGACCGTCTCGCTGGCGTATTGGGTTGGCCTGCGAAGACCATCGCCGCACACGGTCGCCGCCTGCCCGACAGCTATTGGCTCGCCGAACCGCTCGACTGGCAGCAGGCCAACGCGCTCCAGGTCGCGCAGGCCGAGGCCAAGATCGGTGACGGCGGCCCCGACATTGTCATCGCCCCTGACGCCGATAGCGGCGCAAGCCGCGTCACCGTCTTCGCCGACGATCGCCCCGGCCTGTTCTACCGGATCTGTGCGGGTCTGAGCGAAGCGGGCGCCAACATCATCGACGCGCGCATCCACACCACCCGTGACGGGAAGGCGCTCGACAACCTGCTCATCACCGATGCGCAGGGCCGCGCCTATGGCGACGCGCGCCGTCGCAAGCGTCTGGAGAAAGCGATCGTCGAAGCGCTCCACAGCGAGGCCCCTGCGCCACCCAGCTATGATCCGCTAAGCGCGCGTGCCGAAGCCTTCGACGTCGCCCCCTCAGTGCTGGTCAGCCAGACGGCGTCGAGCCGCATGACCGTCGTCGAGGTCAATGCGCGTGATCGCGCCGGCCTGCTCGCGCGCCTGTCGCACGCCATCTTCGCGAGCGAGGCGGTAGTGCATAGCGCGCACGTGGCGACATGGGGCGAGCGCGCGGTCGACACATTCTACCTGACCGACGACCATGGGCGGAAGCTGTCGGCCGAGCGAGTCGAGACGCTCAAGGCTGCGCTCGAAGCCGCCATCTCCGCATAG
- the mutS gene encoding DNA mismatch repair protein MutS translates to MMAQYETLKAEAGDALLFYRMGDFFELFFDDAKVAASCLDIALTKRGKEKGQDVPMCGVPVHAAESYLAKLIRNGHRVAIAEQVETPAEAKARGGSKALVKRAIIRLVTPGTLTEESLLEAGSANWLAAVGKAGEDYAIAAADISTGRFELVACGPGDLTAELARLDAAEVIAEDKVPGVATGRGQGGFDSVEGERALKSRFGVKTLDGFGSPSRAELAAAGGLLTYLDATQKEAASFLAAPRRIERARRMAIDPASRESLELTRSAQGGIKGSLLHCIDRCTTPGGRRLLADDLAAPLTDRAQIEARLALVQHFAEDQLVREDARSRLKAMPDIARALGRIVAGRHGPRDLAQLRDGLKAADELACKLGEGERLPDLLASLLPDCGGHDSLIDLFARALVESPPLDAAKGGAIAEGFDAELDELRAAAAGGRKAIAGLEAKYREQTGIAALKIRHNNVLGYHIEVPAKHAPKLMEEDSGFTHRQTMASAVRFNSPDLHEEARRLTEAGGEALASEQRHLAALTDTAVAAAPRIARTADAIARIDVAASHAARAIEGGWTLPALEDQPCLEIEGGRHPVVEAALEAEGERFVANDCALGPQDRLWLITGPNMGGKSTFLRQVALISLLAQCGSYVPAAKARIGIVDRLFSRVGASDNLARGRSTFMVEMVETAAILAQATKNSLVILDEIGRGTSTYDGLAIAWGVTEAMHDDIQARTLFATHYHELTRLAERLDALSLHHVRAREYKGDLVLLHEVADGAADRSYGIAVAKLAGLPPKLLSRAKAVLEKLEEGRSQTGGIAAGLDALPLFAAAPEQPEADPLAEAIDELDPDSLTPREALDALYRLKALARE, encoded by the coding sequence ATGATGGCGCAATATGAAACGCTCAAGGCGGAGGCCGGAGACGCTTTGCTCTTCTATCGCATGGGCGACTTTTTCGAGCTGTTCTTCGACGATGCCAAGGTCGCCGCCTCCTGCCTCGACATCGCGCTGACCAAGCGTGGCAAGGAGAAGGGGCAGGACGTGCCGATGTGCGGCGTACCGGTCCATGCCGCCGAGAGCTATCTCGCCAAGCTCATCCGGAACGGCCACCGCGTCGCCATCGCCGAACAGGTCGAAACGCCGGCCGAGGCCAAGGCGCGCGGCGGGTCGAAAGCGCTGGTGAAACGCGCGATCATCCGTCTCGTCACCCCGGGCACGCTGACCGAGGAAAGCCTGCTCGAGGCGGGCAGCGCCAACTGGCTGGCTGCGGTTGGCAAGGCGGGCGAGGACTATGCCATCGCCGCCGCCGACATCTCGACCGGACGCTTCGAGCTGGTCGCGTGTGGTCCGGGTGACCTCACCGCCGAGCTGGCACGGCTCGACGCCGCCGAAGTCATCGCCGAGGACAAGGTGCCGGGCGTCGCCACGGGGCGCGGCCAGGGCGGCTTCGACAGCGTTGAGGGCGAGCGAGCGCTCAAGTCGCGCTTCGGCGTCAAGACGCTCGACGGGTTCGGATCGCCCAGCCGTGCCGAACTGGCCGCGGCGGGCGGGCTGCTCACCTATCTCGACGCGACGCAGAAAGAGGCCGCCAGCTTCCTCGCCGCCCCGCGCCGCATCGAACGCGCGCGGCGCATGGCCATCGACCCTGCCAGCCGGGAGAGCCTCGAATTGACGCGCTCGGCGCAGGGCGGGATCAAAGGCAGCCTGCTCCACTGCATCGACCGCTGCACCACGCCGGGCGGCCGCCGGTTACTGGCCGACGACCTCGCCGCGCCGCTCACCGACCGCGCGCAGATCGAGGCGCGCCTCGCATTGGTCCAGCATTTCGCCGAGGACCAGCTGGTGCGCGAAGATGCCCGAAGTCGTCTGAAAGCGATGCCCGACATCGCGCGCGCGCTGGGGCGCATCGTTGCGGGACGCCACGGACCTCGGGATCTCGCGCAGCTGCGCGATGGGCTTAAGGCGGCCGACGAACTGGCGTGCAAGTTGGGCGAAGGCGAAAGGCTCCCCGACCTGCTCGCCAGCCTTTTGCCCGACTGCGGTGGCCATGACAGCCTGATCGACCTGTTCGCGCGCGCGCTGGTCGAAAGCCCGCCACTCGATGCTGCTAAGGGCGGCGCCATCGCGGAAGGTTTCGATGCCGAGCTCGACGAATTGCGCGCTGCGGCGGCGGGCGGGCGCAAGGCTATTGCCGGTCTGGAGGCGAAATATCGCGAGCAGACCGGCATCGCCGCGCTCAAGATCCGGCACAACAATGTTCTGGGCTATCATATTGAGGTCCCGGCCAAGCACGCGCCCAAACTGATGGAGGAAGATTCGGGCTTTACCCATCGCCAGACCATGGCGAGCGCGGTGCGGTTCAACTCGCCCGATCTTCACGAGGAGGCACGCCGCCTGACGGAAGCGGGCGGCGAGGCGCTGGCGAGCGAACAGCGCCACTTAGCCGCACTGACCGACACCGCCGTTGCTGCCGCACCGCGCATCGCCCGCACTGCCGACGCCATCGCCCGTATCGACGTCGCCGCCAGCCATGCCGCGCGCGCGATCGAAGGCGGCTGGACCCTCCCCGCGCTCGAGGACCAGCCCTGTCTCGAGATTGAGGGTGGCCGCCATCCGGTGGTCGAGGCGGCGCTCGAGGCGGAGGGTGAACGCTTCGTCGCCAACGATTGCGCGCTAGGGCCGCAAGACCGGCTGTGGCTCATCACCGGCCCCAACATGGGCGGCAAGTCGACCTTCCTGCGCCAGGTCGCGCTGATCAGCCTGCTCGCCCAATGCGGAAGCTACGTACCGGCCGCGAAGGCGCGCATCGGCATCGTCGACCGGCTGTTCAGCCGCGTCGGAGCATCCGACAATCTTGCGCGTGGCCGCTCGACCTTCATGGTCGAAATGGTGGAGACGGCGGCCATCCTGGCGCAGGCCACGAAGAACAGCCTAGTCATCCTCGACGAGATCGGGCGCGGCACGTCGACTTATGACGGGCTCGCCATTGCCTGGGGCGTGACCGAGGCGATGCATGACGACATTCAGGCGCGGACGCTTTTCGCGACCCACTATCACGAGCTCACCCGCCTCGCCGAACGGCTCGATGCCTTGTCGCTCCATCACGTCCGCGCCCGCGAATATAAGGGCGACCTCGTCCTGCTCCACGAAGTCGCAGACGGCGCTGCGGACCGCAGTTACGGTATCGCGGTCGCCAAGCTGGCCGGCCTGCCCCCCAAACTCCTGTCACGCGCCAAGGCAGTGCTCGAGAAATTGGAGGAAGGCCGCTCGCAAACCGGCGGGATCGCTGCGGGGCTCGACGCCTTGCCCTTGTTCGCGGCGGCACCCGAGCAGCCCGAGGCCGACCCGCTTGCCGAGGCCATCGACGAGCTCGATCCCGACAGCCTGACCCCGCGCGAGGCGCTCGACGCACTCTACCGCCTGAAAGCGCTGGCACGCGAATGA
- the rpoZ gene encoding DNA-directed RNA polymerase subunit omega encodes MARVTVEDCVDKVDNRFDLVLLSAQRARQISGGADLTIDRDRDKNPVVALREIAETTIKPKHLEEAIITGLQRVQLDDDDEIDELSGLSESAEALRLTAAAPPRPTPSAVEK; translated from the coding sequence ATGGCGCGCGTTACAGTCGAAGATTGCGTCGACAAAGTAGACAACCGGTTCGATCTCGTCCTCCTGTCGGCGCAGCGCGCGCGGCAGATTTCGGGCGGTGCGGACCTCACGATCGATCGCGACCGCGACAAGAACCCGGTCGTTGCCTTGCGCGAAATCGCCGAGACGACGATCAAGCCCAAGCATCTCGAAGAAGCCATCATCACCGGCCTGCAGCGCGTGCAGCTCGACGATGACGACGAGATCGATGAACTGTCGGGCCTGAGCGAATCGGCCGAAGCGCTGCGCCTGACCGCAGCCGCGCCGCCGCGTCCGACGCCGAGCGCGGTCGAGAAGTAA
- a CDS encoding RelA/SpoT family protein produces MLRQYELVEKVKAYDPHADEGLINRAYVYSMKAHGAQVRASGDPYFSHPIEVAGILTDMKLDDETIVTAILHDTIEDTVATHEQIENLFGENVARLVDGVTKLSKVEAMTESERAAENLRKFLLALSGDIRVLLVKLADRLHNMRTLHHIPKVEKRQRIARETMDIYAPLAERIGMYEMMKEMQTLAFQQLEPEAYASILRRLDQLKAQGGDLVNRIGLGLELHLADNGLQAEVTGREKHPYSIWKKMAERHISFEQLSDVMAFRVIVDKEEDVYRALGLIHARWPMVPGRFKDFISTPKRNGYRSIHTSVIHDSNMRIEIQLRTRQMHEQAERGLAAHWAYKEGKPAADIQVPWITDLVEILDHASSPEELLEHTRMAMYQDRIFAFTPKGELIQLPKGATPVDFAYAVHTDLGDQTVGAKVNGRVVPLRTILDNGDQVEILASEAQHPQPSWLRFVATGKARAAVRRFVRHKERDETIELGRKIFEEIVERIPGRKPRTPAKKAIKALKLEDEEALMIAIARKRLSDEAVMEAVSPGSSVDTKKKRGRKKAGKPSAQRSAISIKGLTPGVAFDLAECCHPIPGDRIVGVRREDEGIEVHVIGCDNLANGVDADWLDVSWGDENDGGTARLAVILRDVAGALGEMAGIFGSKDANIINLQQVHRDGSFHTFHVDVELHDLAHLHAMVAALRASDVVSQAERI; encoded by the coding sequence GTGCTGAGGCAGTATGAACTTGTCGAGAAGGTCAAGGCCTACGATCCGCATGCGGACGAGGGCCTGATCAATCGCGCCTACGTCTATTCGATGAAGGCGCACGGGGCGCAGGTGCGCGCCTCGGGCGACCCCTATTTCAGCCACCCGATCGAGGTGGCCGGCATCCTCACCGACATGAAGCTGGATGACGAGACGATCGTCACCGCCATCCTGCACGACACGATCGAAGACACGGTCGCCACCCACGAGCAGATCGAGAATCTGTTCGGCGAGAATGTCGCGCGCCTCGTCGACGGCGTAACCAAGCTCTCCAAGGTCGAAGCGATGACCGAGAGCGAGCGCGCCGCCGAAAATCTGCGCAAGTTCCTGCTCGCCTTGTCGGGCGATATCCGCGTCCTGCTGGTGAAGCTGGCAGACCGGCTCCACAACATGCGCACGCTCCACCACATCCCCAAGGTCGAGAAACGCCAGCGCATCGCGCGCGAGACGATGGACATTTACGCCCCGCTCGCCGAGCGAATCGGGATGTATGAGATGATGAAGGAGATGCAGACGCTCGCCTTCCAGCAGCTCGAACCCGAAGCCTACGCCTCGATCCTGCGCCGCCTCGACCAGTTGAAGGCGCAAGGCGGCGACCTCGTCAATCGCATCGGGCTGGGATTGGAACTCCATCTCGCCGACAACGGGCTCCAGGCCGAGGTGACCGGGCGCGAGAAGCATCCCTATTCGATCTGGAAGAAGATGGCCGAGCGGCACATCAGCTTCGAGCAGCTATCCGACGTGATGGCGTTCCGCGTGATCGTCGACAAGGAAGAGGACGTCTATCGCGCCCTCGGCCTGATCCACGCGCGCTGGCCGATGGTGCCCGGGCGCTTCAAGGACTTCATCTCGACCCCGAAGCGCAACGGCTATCGCTCGATCCACACGTCGGTCATCCACGACAGCAACATGCGGATCGAGATCCAGCTGCGCACCCGCCAGATGCACGAGCAGGCCGAGCGGGGCCTCGCCGCGCACTGGGCCTATAAGGAAGGCAAGCCCGCGGCCGACATCCAGGTGCCGTGGATCACCGACCTCGTCGAGATCCTCGACCATGCCTCGAGCCCCGAAGAGCTGCTCGAACATACGCGCATGGCGATGTACCAGGACCGCATCTTCGCCTTCACGCCCAAGGGCGAGCTGATCCAGCTGCCCAAGGGCGCGACTCCGGTCGACTTCGCCTATGCCGTCCACACCGACCTGGGCGACCAGACGGTGGGCGCGAAGGTCAACGGGCGCGTGGTCCCGCTACGCACGATCCTCGACAATGGCGACCAGGTCGAAATCCTCGCCTCCGAAGCCCAGCATCCCCAGCCGTCATGGCTCCGCTTTGTCGCTACCGGCAAGGCGCGCGCGGCGGTCCGCCGCTTCGTGCGCCACAAGGAACGCGACGAGACGATCGAGCTGGGCCGCAAGATTTTCGAAGAGATTGTCGAGCGCATCCCGGGGCGCAAGCCGCGCACACCCGCCAAGAAGGCGATCAAGGCGCTGAAGCTCGAGGACGAAGAGGCGCTAATGATCGCGATCGCGCGCAAGCGCCTATCCGACGAAGCCGTGATGGAAGCGGTGTCGCCCGGCTCGTCGGTCGACACCAAGAAGAAGCGCGGGCGCAAGAAGGCGGGCAAGCCCTCCGCGCAGCGCAGCGCCATCTCGATCAAGGGCCTGACGCCTGGGGTCGCGTTCGACCTCGCCGAATGCTGCCACCCGATCCCGGGCGACCGCATCGTCGGCGTACGGCGCGAGGACGAGGGCATCGAGGTTCACGTCATCGGCTGCGACAACCTTGCCAACGGCGTCGATGCCGACTGGCTCGATGTGTCATGGGGCGACGAGAATGACGGCGGCACCGCCCGCCTGGCGGTCATCCTGCGCGACGTCGCGGGCGCGCTTGGCGAAATGGCGGGAATTTTCGGGTCCAAGGACGCGAACATCATCAACCTGCAGCAGGTGCACCGCGACGGCAGTTTCCACACCTTCCACGTCGACGTGGAACTGCACGACCTTGCCCACCTCCACGCCATGGTCGCCGCGCTGCGCGCCAGCGACGTGGTCAGCCAGGCAGAGCGTATCTAA
- a CDS encoding NADP-dependent malic enzyme, translated as MSESNVKFSEAEAIDFHARGRPGKIEIIASKPMATQRDLALAYSPGVAVPVKAIAEDPGRAYELTAKGNLVAVISNGTAILGLGNLGALASKPVMEGKSVLFKRFADIDSIDLELDTEDCDKFIDAVALMGPSFGGINLEDIGAPDCFIIEQALKERMNIPVFHDDQHGTAIITAAGLINAAHLTGRKLGEMKVVVNGAGAAAISCSELIKCMGVSPENVTMCDSKGVIHKGRDDLDQWKSAQAIETDDRTLTDALKGADVFLGLSVANVVTGEMVKNMAKQPIIFAMANPDPEISPPEAKKACPDAIIATGRSDYPNQVNNVLGFPFIFRGALDVRATAVNDEMKIAAARALAELAREAVPEEVSAAYGETKSFGPDYIIPAPFDPRLIEVVPAAVAKAAADTGVAQKPIVDMEAYRKQLAGRLNPTASTLSLAYEAAKQNPKRVLFAEGEEDNVLRAAIAFKEGGYGIPVLVGREGTYDKLAALGVENPKDYEVLNSRNSPMVKKAVDFIYEKHQRGGMLRRQVERMVNQDRNYFTAAMLALGEGDAMITGTTRPFSQSLAQVRTVIDDESGAEPFGISVVVGQHKTVMIADTSVTERPTAEQLAAIAVRSAAFARRMGQEPRVAFVSYTTFGNPPGVHIEPLRDAVKLLDRMTTDFEYEGEMGPDVALNHEAQRKYYPFSRLSGPANILIMPGLQSANISSKLMKALGGESVLGPYLLGMSLPVQIAPMTATSSDLVTLAVLAAGGADALRRSPSSAIAMAARDQVG; from the coding sequence ATGAGCGAGAGTAACGTCAAGTTTTCCGAGGCCGAGGCGATCGATTTCCACGCGCGCGGCCGCCCAGGCAAGATCGAGATCATCGCCTCCAAGCCGATGGCGACGCAGCGCGACCTGGCGCTGGCCTACTCGCCAGGCGTCGCGGTGCCGGTCAAGGCAATCGCCGAGGATCCGGGCCGTGCCTACGAACTGACCGCCAAGGGTAACCTCGTCGCCGTCATTTCGAACGGGACGGCGATCCTCGGGCTCGGCAATCTCGGTGCGCTCGCCTCGAAGCCGGTGATGGAAGGCAAGTCGGTCCTCTTCAAGCGCTTCGCCGACATCGATTCCATCGACCTCGAACTCGACACCGAGGATTGCGACAAGTTCATCGACGCGGTCGCGCTGATGGGTCCGAGCTTCGGAGGCATCAACCTCGAGGATATCGGCGCGCCGGACTGCTTCATCATCGAACAGGCGCTTAAGGAGCGGATGAATATCCCGGTCTTCCATGACGACCAGCACGGGACTGCGATCATCACCGCTGCCGGCCTCATCAACGCCGCGCACCTCACGGGCCGCAAGCTGGGTGAGATGAAGGTGGTCGTGAATGGCGCGGGCGCGGCGGCGATCAGCTGCTCGGAACTCATCAAGTGTATGGGGGTCAGCCCCGAGAACGTCACGATGTGCGACAGCAAGGGCGTGATCCATAAGGGCCGCGACGATCTCGACCAGTGGAAAAGCGCGCAGGCGATCGAGACCGACGACCGCACGCTGACCGATGCGCTCAAGGGCGCGGACGTATTCCTCGGCCTGTCGGTCGCGAACGTCGTAACGGGCGAAATGGTCAAGAACATGGCCAAGCAGCCGATCATCTTCGCGATGGCCAACCCCGACCCCGAAATCTCGCCGCCCGAGGCGAAGAAGGCCTGCCCCGACGCGATCATCGCCACGGGGCGCTCGGACTATCCCAACCAGGTCAACAACGTCTTGGGCTTTCCCTTCATCTTCCGCGGCGCGCTCGACGTGCGCGCGACGGCGGTCAATGACGAGATGAAGATCGCGGCCGCGCGGGCGCTGGCCGAATTGGCGCGCGAGGCGGTGCCCGAGGAAGTCTCGGCCGCCTATGGCGAGACCAAGAGTTTCGGCCCCGACTATATCATCCCGGCACCGTTCGACCCGCGCCTGATCGAGGTCGTCCCCGCGGCGGTGGCGAAGGCGGCGGCCGATACCGGCGTCGCGCAGAAGCCGATCGTCGACATGGAGGCCTATCGCAAGCAGCTTGCCGGTCGCCTCAATCCGACCGCATCGACGCTCAGCCTGGCCTACGAAGCTGCCAAGCAGAATCCCAAGCGCGTGCTGTTCGCCGAGGGCGAAGAGGACAATGTCCTGCGCGCTGCGATCGCGTTCAAGGAGGGCGGCTACGGCATTCCGGTGCTGGTCGGCCGCGAAGGGACGTACGACAAGCTCGCCGCGCTCGGGGTCGAGAATCCCAAGGATTACGAGGTCCTCAATTCGCGCAACTCGCCCATGGTCAAGAAGGCGGTCGATTTCATCTACGAGAAGCACCAGCGCGGCGGCATGCTGCGGCGCCAGGTCGAGCGGATGGTCAATCAGGATCGCAATTACTTCACTGCCGCGATGCTCGCGCTGGGCGAAGGCGATGCGATGATCACGGGTACGACGCGACCGTTCAGCCAGAGCCTCGCGCAGGTGCGCACGGTCATCGACGACGAAAGCGGCGCCGAGCCGTTCGGCATTTCGGTGGTCGTAGGACAGCATAAGACGGTGATGATCGCCGATACGTCGGTGACCGAACGCCCGACCGCCGAACAGCTGGCCGCGATCGCGGTGCGCTCTGCCGCCTTCGCGCGGCGCATGGGGCAGGAGCCGCGTGTCGCCTTCGTGTCCTACACGACCTTCGGCAACCCGCCCGGCGTCCATATCGAGCCGCTGCGCGACGCGGTGAAGCTGCTCGACCGGATGACCACCGACTTCGAGTATGAAGGCGAGATGGGGCCGGATGTCGCGCTCAATCACGAGGCGCAGCGCAAATATTATCCGTTCAGCCGTCTTTCGGGGCCTGCCAACATCCTGATCATGCCGGGCCTGCAGTCGGCGAACATCTCGTCCAAGCTGATGAAGGCGCTGGGCGGCGAAAGCGTGCTGGGGCCCTACCTCCTAGGCATGAGCCTTCCGGTGCAGATCGCGCCGATGACCGCGACGTCGAGCGACCTCGTCACGCTTGCGGTGCTGGCGGCGGGCGGCGCGGATGCGCTGCGTCGAAGCCCGTCGAGCGCCATCGCGATGGCCGCGCGCGACCAGGTCGGATAA
- a CDS encoding helix-turn-helix domain-containing protein, producing the protein MSEIQPDIEAFKQAALRCPLPEAIELIGEKWAFLILRGALNGLQHFEQFQAGLGIARNILSDRLTKLVEGGILIREDDPDDRRKKVYSLTDKGEALLPVVVALRQWGETWCHGPADIQLADQQTGQPVQQIALHAKDGRKLALKDLMWVDRRTGATLRRHQAPGIDL; encoded by the coding sequence GTGAGTGAAATCCAGCCAGATATCGAGGCCTTCAAACAGGCCGCCTTGCGTTGTCCGTTGCCGGAGGCGATCGAACTGATCGGCGAGAAGTGGGCGTTCCTGATCCTGCGCGGCGCGCTCAACGGGCTGCAGCATTTCGAACAGTTCCAGGCAGGGTTGGGGATTGCGCGCAACATCCTGTCCGACCGTCTGACCAAGCTGGTCGAAGGCGGGATCCTCATTCGCGAGGACGATCCCGACGACCGGCGCAAGAAAGTCTACTCGCTAACCGACAAGGGCGAGGCGTTGCTCCCCGTCGTCGTCGCGCTGCGCCAATGGGGCGAGACCTGGTGCCACGGCCCGGCAGACATCCAGCTGGCCGACCAGCAGACGGGCCAGCCGGTGCAGCAGATCGCGCTCCACGCGAAAGACGGCCGCAAGCTCGCGCTCAAGGATTTGATGTGGGTCGACCGCCGCACGGGGGCGACGCTGCGCCGCCACCAAGCGCCGGGTATTGACCTGTAG
- a CDS encoding CC_3452 family protein — protein MRAILAPLALAFVATPAIAAAPALNATLEAPSEGRVITRGGAWNCDGNGCTLRSAESRPMIQCQLLAKEAGALASFAVDGRAFDADDLAKCNKKAR, from the coding sequence ATGCGTGCCATCCTTGCCCCCCTCGCCCTCGCTTTCGTCGCCACGCCGGCCATCGCGGCAGCCCCCGCGCTCAACGCCACGCTCGAAGCGCCCTCGGAAGGCCGCGTCATTACCCGCGGCGGTGCCTGGAATTGCGACGGAAACGGCTGCACCCTTCGTTCGGCCGAAAGCCGCCCGATGATCCAGTGCCAACTGCTCGCCAAGGAAGCCGGCGCGCTCGCCAGCTTCGCGGTCGACGGACGCGCGTTCGACGCCGACGACCTCGCCAAGTGCAACAAGAAGGCCCGCTAA